The proteins below come from a single Pieris brassicae chromosome 1, ilPieBrab1.1, whole genome shotgun sequence genomic window:
- the LOC123711664 gene encoding uncharacterized protein LOC123711664 yields MDPKYFVYIILLLHSAFNPIKADTETYRMTDHVFTCSKWLSSVIENLCNNVYRIVKRDTSLLMEKLTPRDIQKSVNRRRFLAEEKWRRLRRQVATECCVEACTIGNIILYCPENSKVIKENPHIFG; encoded by the exons ATGGatccaaaatatttt GTGTACATTATTCTTCTGCTACACAGCGCTTTCAACCCCATCAAAGCGGACACGGAAACATACAGAATGACGGATCACGTTTTTACCTGTAGCAAATGGCTTTCCTCAGTTATTGAAAACCTTTGCAATAATGTCTACAGAATTGTAAAGAGAGACACTTCGTTATTGATGG AAAAACTCACACCTCGTGATATTCAGAAGAGTGTGAATAGACGTCGGTTTCTGGCTGAAGAGAAATGGCGTCGCTTGCGCAGGCAAGTCGCGACTGAGTGCTGTGTGGAAGCATGTACAATCGGCAATATCATTTTGTACTGCCCCGAGAACTCCAAAGTGATTAAAGAAAACCCCCATATCTTTGGTTAA
- the LOC123720509 gene encoding uncharacterized protein LOC123720509: MAQNAAQVAYHSFKWQYTTLILFNVSCLYGLDVFVKLYDKNIKIYNVMESVPDLNSVNQFILFVADVADTQAFLNLMERQNLNSNSKFIIICKHSNECDEAEAVKILWTYRILNVILIKNEDFFIRGYTYFRSERCDHPTPRRLEHWDKCIDSSKKVIKLCKKHMFPEKFRNFHRCPLIVSTFEQRPFMYINDGVPYGADGDLLRCIVHTLNATLVLISPRDDDGWGSLENHTWTGSLGDVYNDLANVSMTSASITFNRLKYFDMSINYNTLDLVWVTHPSEFESSSHKLLNPFTGKARVLFVVTLMVPLVIHILLKLRFMDKIKTRFNTDVPINTINTLRDAIEEGYQYGSSPAIRDYFVDDQFIYNNWVFIDNNEMFPTLIDLTKGIW; this comes from the exons ATGGCACAAAACGCTGCTCAAGTTGCTTACCATAGTTTCAAGTGGCAATACACaacattgatattatttaacgTTTCATGTTTATACGGACTTGACGTATTTGTGAAATtatatgacaaaaatattaaaatatacaatgtgATGGAATCCGTTCCGGATTTAAATAGTGTTAATCAGTTTATCTTATTCGTAGCTGATGTGGCAGATACACAggcgtttttaaatttaatggaaAGACAAAATCTTAACTCAAActctaaatttataataatttgtaaacataGCAACGAATGTGACGAGGCTGAAGCCGTAAAAATACTGTGGACTTATAGAATTTTAAAcgtaatattgattaaaaacgAAGATTTCTTTATACGTGGCTATACATACTTTCGAAGTGAACGTTGCGATCACCCAACACCCCGGAGGCTTGAACATTGGGACAAATGTATTGATTCTTccaaaaaagttataaagcTTTGCAAGAAGCATATGTTTCCAGAAAAATTTAGGAATTTTCACCGCTGCCCTTTGATTGTTTCGACATTTGAACAACGTCCCTTCATGTATATTAATGATGGTGTACCGTATGGTGCTGATGGAGATTTGCTACGTTGTATAGTGCATACTCTCAATGCAACGCTTGTCCTGATCTCACCGCGTGATGATGACGGCTGGGGTAGTTTGGAGAATCATACTTGGACTGGATCTCTTGGTGATGTTTACAACGACCTGGCCAATGTTTCTATGACATCAGCTTCAATAACTTTCAATCGATTAAAATACTTCGACAtgtctataaattataatactttgGATTTGGTTTGGGTCACCCATCCGTCAGAATTTGAATCTTCATCGCATAAGTTGCTAAACCCGTTTACTGGAAAAGCAAGAGTGCTCTTTGTAGTTACATTAATGGTTCCCCTCGTTATACACATCCTTTTAAAATTGAGATTTATGGATAAGATCAAGACAAGATTCAATACAG ATGTACCtattaatactataaatactttaagagATGCTATCGAAGAAGGTTACCAGTATGGAAGCAGTCCGGCTATAAGAGATTATTTTGTGGATgatcaatttatatataataattgggTATTTATTGATAACAATGAAATGTTTCCTACTTTGATAGATTTGACTAAAG GTATATGGTAA
- the LOC123708710 gene encoding guanine nucleotide-binding protein G(q) subunit alpha isoform X3 translates to MECCMSEEAKEQKRINQEIERQLRKDKRDARRELKLLLLGTGESGKSTFIKQMRIIHGSGYSDEDKRGFIKLVYQNIFMAMQSMIRAMDLLKISYGNPSNGEQAELISAIDFESVTTFESPYVEAIKGLWADSGIQECYDRRREYQLTDSAKYYLQEIDRVAAPNYLPTEQDILRVRVPTTGIIEYPFDLEEIRFRMVDVGGQRSERRKWIHCFENVTSIIFLVALSEYDQILFESENENRMEESKALFKTIITYPWFQHSSVILFLNKKDLLEEKIMYSHLVDYFPEYDGPQRDASTAREFILRMFVDLNPDAEKIIYSHFTCATDTENIRFVFAAVKDTILQSNLKEYNLV, encoded by the exons ATGGAGTGCTGCATGTCAGAAGAGGCCAAAGAACAGAAAAGAATCAATCAGGAAATAGAGCGGCAACTCCGAAAGGACAAACGCGATGCGAGGAGAGAACTCAAATTGCTTCTCCTGG GTACTGGCGAGTCGGGCAAGTCCACATTCATCAAGCAGATGAGAATCATCCATGGCTCGGGTTACAGCGACGAAGACAAGCGTGGCTTTATCAAACTTGTCTACCAGAACATCTTCATGGCCATGCAGAGTATGATACGCGCCATGGATCTTCTCAAAATATCATATGGAAATCCGTCCAATGGA GAACAGGCGGAGTTGATATCGGCCATCGACTTTGAGAGCGTGACAACATTCGAGAGTCCCTACGTCGAGGCCATCAAGGGGCTATGGGCCGACTCCGGCATTCAGGAGTGCTACGATCGCAGGCGGGAGTACCAGCTCACCGATTCAGCCAAATA CTACTTGCAGGAGATTGATCGTGTCGCGGCACCAAACTACTTACCGACCGAACAAGACATTCTGCGCGTCAGAGTGCCTACTACGGGCATCATCGAATACCCGTTTGACTTGGAAGAGATACGATTTAG aaTGGTGGACGTTGGCGGACAAAGATCCGAGAGAAGGAAGTGGATTCACTGTTTCGAAAATGTCACATCCATCATTTTCTTAGTAGCACTTAGCGAATACGATCAAATTTTATTCGAGTCTGAAAATGAG AATCGAATGGAAGAATCAAAGGCATTGTTCAAGACGATCATCACGTATCCCTGGTTCCAGCACTCGTCGGTTATTTTGTTCCTCAACAAAAAGGATTTGCTCGAAGAAAAAATCATGTATTCGCATCTCGTCGACTATTTTCCCGAATACGACG GTCCGCAACGCGACGCCAGCACTGCGCGTGAGTTTATTCTGCGAATGTTCGTCGATCTGAATCCCGACGCtgagaaaataatttactcgCATTTCACCTGTGCGACGG ACACCGAAAACATCCGATTCGTGTTCGCTGCGGTGAAGGACACGATCCTGCAGTCCAACCTGAAGGAGTACAACCTGGTGTAA
- the LOC123708710 gene encoding G protein alpha q subunit isoform X2, protein MECCMSEEAKEQKRINQEIERQLRKDKRDARRELKLLLLGTGESGKSTFIKQMRIIHGSGYSDEDKRGFIKLVYQNIFMAMQSMIRAMDLLKISYGNPSNGEQAELISAIDFESVTTFESPYVEAIKGLWADSGIQECYDRRREYQLTDSAKYYLSDLERIEKDDFLPTEQDILRARQPTTGILEYPFDLDGIIFRMVDVGGQRSERRKWIHCFENVTSIIFLVALSEYDQILFESENENRMEESKALFKTIITYPWFQHSSVILFLNKKDLLEEKIMYSHLVDYFPEYDGPKCDPVPAREYILKKYLRENPDPDRTCYSHFTTATALEIYKDTENIKLVFCAVKDTIMQSALKEFNLA, encoded by the exons ATGGAGTGCTGCATGTCAGAAGAGGCCAAAGAACAGAAAAGAATCAATCAGGAAATAGAGCGGCAACTCCGAAAGGACAAACGCGATGCGAGGAGAGAACTCAAATTGCTTCTCCTGG GTACTGGCGAGTCGGGCAAGTCCACATTCATCAAGCAGATGAGAATCATCCATGGCTCGGGTTACAGCGACGAAGACAAGCGTGGCTTTATCAAACTTGTCTACCAGAACATCTTCATGGCCATGCAGAGTATGATACGCGCCATGGATCTTCTCAAAATATCATATGGAAATCCGTCCAATGGA GAACAGGCGGAGTTGATATCGGCCATCGACTTTGAGAGCGTGACAACATTCGAGAGTCCCTACGTCGAGGCCATCAAGGGGCTATGGGCCGACTCCGGCATTCAGGAGTGCTACGATCGCAGGCGGGAGTACCAGCTCACCGATTCAGCCAAATA CTATTTAAGTGATCTGGAGAGAATCGAAAAAGACGATTTTCTACCCACGGAGCAGGACATTCTCCGAGCTCGACAGCCGACTACAGGCATTCTTGAATATCCTTTCGATCTAGACGGCATTATATTTAG aaTGGTGGACGTTGGCGGACAAAGATCCGAGAGAAGGAAGTGGATTCACTGTTTCGAAAATGTCACATCCATCATTTTCTTAGTAGCACTTAGCGAATACGATCAAATTTTATTCGAGTCTGAAAATGAG AATCGAATGGAAGAATCAAAGGCATTGTTCAAGACGATCATCACGTATCCCTGGTTCCAGCACTCGTCGGTTATTTTGTTCCTCAACAAAAAGGATTTGCTCGAAGAAAAAATCATGTATTCGCATCTCGTCGACTATTTTCCCGAATACGACG GACCGAAATGCGATCCGGTCCCTGCGCGGGAGTATATACTTAAGAAATACCTCAGAGAGAATCCAGACCCCGACAGGACGTGTTATTCGCATTTTACCACAGCCACAG CTTTGGAAATTTATAAAGacactgaaaatattaagttagtGTTCTGTGCCGTAAAGGACACAATTATGCAATCAGCGCTAAAAGAATTCAATTTGGCATGA
- the LOC123720516 gene encoding uncharacterized protein LOC123720516: MTFIDRPSPDNCSVFDTLAISAAEVALNNFRWQYASLILFNPAFFCGVNVFLKFYQKSIIIGQSTFNPWVVENTKQFVLFISDLTDLLDFLDWLKTQRFNNTGKYLVICNTIAGWPCDESIAVNLLWEYRMANVIFIKYDEFQEPIGFTYIQDYTCRNGPPIEVNNWATCIRSKNSTKCQDMFPIKFKNLHRCPLTVSTFEQTPFMMLGNGTPTGADGDLLRVIIKALNASLIMVTPKLGSGWGKLEENGTWSGSLSDVYYDWANFSMTSASITLHRYRYFQMSKDYRTVTIVWITHPSNPEPSLFKLLRPYRKEAKIILCLNFIVIMIAVAIFKI, translated from the exons ATGACTTTCATAGACAGACCTTCACCGGACAATTGTTCAGTTTTTGACACGCTCGCGATAAGTGCGGCAGAAGTggctttaaacaattttagatGGCAGTACGCCTCGTTAATCCTATTTAACCCGGCATTTTTCTGTGGTGTTAacgttttcttaaaattttatcaaaaaagcATAATCATAGGACAGAGCACATTCAACCCATGGGTTGTGGAAAACACTAAACAATTCGTCTTATTCATAAGTGATTTAACGGATCTGTTAGATTTCTTGGACTGGTTGAAAACTCAAAGATTTAATAACACAGGAAAATATCTTGTGATATGTAACACAATAGCTGGATGGCCCTGTGATGAATCTATTGCCGTTAATTTGCTTTGGGAGTATAGGATggcaaatgttatttttattaaatacgacGAATTTCAAGAGCCAATTGGCTTTACCTATATCCAAGATTACACATGTCGCAACGGCCCACCAATAGAAGTAAATAATTGGGCCACATGTATTCGATCcaaaaattcaacaaaatgCCAGGATATGTTTCCTATTAAGTTTAAGAATTTGCACCGATGTCCGCTAACAGTTTCAACGTTTGAACAAACTCCATTCATGATGCTAGGGAATGGTACTCCGACCGGGGCCGATGGTGATCTTCTAAGAGTTATCATCAAAGCCTTGAACGCAAGCCTTATAATGGTAACACCGAAACTTGGCTCTGGTTGGGGGAAACTCGAAGAGAATGGTACTTGGTCGGGTTCTCTTAGTGATGTTTACTACGACTGGGCCAACTTTTCTATGACATCAGCCAGTATCACACTTCACCGATATAGATATTTTCAAATGTCCAAAGATTATAGAACTGTCACGATTGTCTGGATCACGCACCCCTCAAACCCAGAACCGTCATTATTTAAACTCTTGAGGCCATATAGGAAAGaagctaaaataattttgtgtttaaactttattgttaTCATGATCGCAGTTGCCATCTTTAAAA TCTGA
- the LOC123708710 gene encoding guanine nucleotide-binding protein G(q) subunit alpha isoform X5, giving the protein MECCMSEEAKEQKRINQEIERQLRKDKRDARRELKLLLLGTGESGKSTFIKQMRIIHGSGYSDEDKRGFIKLVYQNIFMAMQSMIRAMDLLKISYGNPSNGEQAELISAIDFESVTTFESPYVEAIKGLWADSGIQECYDRRREYQLTDSAKYYLSDLERIEKDDFLPTEQDILRARQPTTGILEYPFDLDGIIFRMVDVGGQRSERRKWIHCFENVTSIIFLVALSEYDQILFESENENRMEESKALFKTIITYPWFQHSSVILFLNKKDLLEEKIMYSHLVDYFPEYDGPQRDASTAREFILRMFVDLNPDAEKIIYSHFTCATDTENIRFVFAAVKDTILQSNLKEYNLV; this is encoded by the exons ATGGAGTGCTGCATGTCAGAAGAGGCCAAAGAACAGAAAAGAATCAATCAGGAAATAGAGCGGCAACTCCGAAAGGACAAACGCGATGCGAGGAGAGAACTCAAATTGCTTCTCCTGG GTACTGGCGAGTCGGGCAAGTCCACATTCATCAAGCAGATGAGAATCATCCATGGCTCGGGTTACAGCGACGAAGACAAGCGTGGCTTTATCAAACTTGTCTACCAGAACATCTTCATGGCCATGCAGAGTATGATACGCGCCATGGATCTTCTCAAAATATCATATGGAAATCCGTCCAATGGA GAACAGGCGGAGTTGATATCGGCCATCGACTTTGAGAGCGTGACAACATTCGAGAGTCCCTACGTCGAGGCCATCAAGGGGCTATGGGCCGACTCCGGCATTCAGGAGTGCTACGATCGCAGGCGGGAGTACCAGCTCACCGATTCAGCCAAATA CTATTTAAGTGATCTGGAGAGAATCGAAAAAGACGATTTTCTACCCACGGAGCAGGACATTCTCCGAGCTCGACAGCCGACTACAGGCATTCTTGAATATCCTTTCGATCTAGACGGCATTATATTTAG aaTGGTGGACGTTGGCGGACAAAGATCCGAGAGAAGGAAGTGGATTCACTGTTTCGAAAATGTCACATCCATCATTTTCTTAGTAGCACTTAGCGAATACGATCAAATTTTATTCGAGTCTGAAAATGAG AATCGAATGGAAGAATCAAAGGCATTGTTCAAGACGATCATCACGTATCCCTGGTTCCAGCACTCGTCGGTTATTTTGTTCCTCAACAAAAAGGATTTGCTCGAAGAAAAAATCATGTATTCGCATCTCGTCGACTATTTTCCCGAATACGACG GTCCGCAACGCGACGCCAGCACTGCGCGTGAGTTTATTCTGCGAATGTTCGTCGATCTGAATCCCGACGCtgagaaaataatttactcgCATTTCACCTGTGCGACGG ACACCGAAAACATCCGATTCGTGTTCGCTGCGGTGAAGGACACGATCCTGCAGTCCAACCTGAAGGAGTACAACCTGGTGTAA
- the LOC123708710 gene encoding G protein alpha q subunit isoform X1, translating into MECCMSEEAKEQKRINQEIERQLRKDKRDARRELKLLLLGTGESGKSTFIKQMRIIHGSGYSDEDKRGFIKLVYQNIFMAMQSMIRAMDLLKISYGNPSNGEQAELISAIDFESVTTFESPYVEAIKGLWADSGIQECYDRRREYQLTDSAKYYLQEIDRVAAPNYLPTEQDILRVRVPTTGIIEYPFDLEEIRFRMVDVGGQRSERRKWIHCFENVTSIIFLVALSEYDQILFESENENRMEESKALFKTIITYPWFQHSSVILFLNKKDLLEEKIMYSHLVDYFPEYDGPKCDPVPAREYILKKYLRENPDPDRTCYSHFTTATALEIYKDTENIKLVFCAVKDTIMQSALKEFNLA; encoded by the exons ATGGAGTGCTGCATGTCAGAAGAGGCCAAAGAACAGAAAAGAATCAATCAGGAAATAGAGCGGCAACTCCGAAAGGACAAACGCGATGCGAGGAGAGAACTCAAATTGCTTCTCCTGG GTACTGGCGAGTCGGGCAAGTCCACATTCATCAAGCAGATGAGAATCATCCATGGCTCGGGTTACAGCGACGAAGACAAGCGTGGCTTTATCAAACTTGTCTACCAGAACATCTTCATGGCCATGCAGAGTATGATACGCGCCATGGATCTTCTCAAAATATCATATGGAAATCCGTCCAATGGA GAACAGGCGGAGTTGATATCGGCCATCGACTTTGAGAGCGTGACAACATTCGAGAGTCCCTACGTCGAGGCCATCAAGGGGCTATGGGCCGACTCCGGCATTCAGGAGTGCTACGATCGCAGGCGGGAGTACCAGCTCACCGATTCAGCCAAATA CTACTTGCAGGAGATTGATCGTGTCGCGGCACCAAACTACTTACCGACCGAACAAGACATTCTGCGCGTCAGAGTGCCTACTACGGGCATCATCGAATACCCGTTTGACTTGGAAGAGATACGATTTAG aaTGGTGGACGTTGGCGGACAAAGATCCGAGAGAAGGAAGTGGATTCACTGTTTCGAAAATGTCACATCCATCATTTTCTTAGTAGCACTTAGCGAATACGATCAAATTTTATTCGAGTCTGAAAATGAG AATCGAATGGAAGAATCAAAGGCATTGTTCAAGACGATCATCACGTATCCCTGGTTCCAGCACTCGTCGGTTATTTTGTTCCTCAACAAAAAGGATTTGCTCGAAGAAAAAATCATGTATTCGCATCTCGTCGACTATTTTCCCGAATACGACG GACCGAAATGCGATCCGGTCCCTGCGCGGGAGTATATACTTAAGAAATACCTCAGAGAGAATCCAGACCCCGACAGGACGTGTTATTCGCATTTTACCACAGCCACAG CTTTGGAAATTTATAAAGacactgaaaatattaagttagtGTTCTGTGCCGTAAAGGACACAATTATGCAATCAGCGCTAAAAGAATTCAATTTGGCATGA
- the LOC123708710 gene encoding G protein alpha q subunit isoform X4, which yields MECCMSEEAKEQKRINQEIERQLRKDKRDARRELKLLLLGTGESGKSTFIKQMRIIHGSGYSDEDKRGFIKLVYQNIFMAMQSMIRAMDLLKISYGNPSNGEQAELISAIDFESVTTFESPYVEAIKGLWADSGIQECYDRRREYQLTDSAKYYLQEIDRVAAPNYLPTEQDILRVRVPTTGIIEYPFDLEEIRFRMVDVGGQRSERRKWIHCFENVTSIIFLVALSEYDQILFESENENRMEESKALFKTIITYPWFQHSSVILFLNKKDLLEEKIMYSHLVDYFPEYDGPKCDPVPAREYILKKYLRENPDPDRTCYSHFTTATDTENIKLVFCAVKDTIMQSALKEFNLA from the exons ATGGAGTGCTGCATGTCAGAAGAGGCCAAAGAACAGAAAAGAATCAATCAGGAAATAGAGCGGCAACTCCGAAAGGACAAACGCGATGCGAGGAGAGAACTCAAATTGCTTCTCCTGG GTACTGGCGAGTCGGGCAAGTCCACATTCATCAAGCAGATGAGAATCATCCATGGCTCGGGTTACAGCGACGAAGACAAGCGTGGCTTTATCAAACTTGTCTACCAGAACATCTTCATGGCCATGCAGAGTATGATACGCGCCATGGATCTTCTCAAAATATCATATGGAAATCCGTCCAATGGA GAACAGGCGGAGTTGATATCGGCCATCGACTTTGAGAGCGTGACAACATTCGAGAGTCCCTACGTCGAGGCCATCAAGGGGCTATGGGCCGACTCCGGCATTCAGGAGTGCTACGATCGCAGGCGGGAGTACCAGCTCACCGATTCAGCCAAATA CTACTTGCAGGAGATTGATCGTGTCGCGGCACCAAACTACTTACCGACCGAACAAGACATTCTGCGCGTCAGAGTGCCTACTACGGGCATCATCGAATACCCGTTTGACTTGGAAGAGATACGATTTAG aaTGGTGGACGTTGGCGGACAAAGATCCGAGAGAAGGAAGTGGATTCACTGTTTCGAAAATGTCACATCCATCATTTTCTTAGTAGCACTTAGCGAATACGATCAAATTTTATTCGAGTCTGAAAATGAG AATCGAATGGAAGAATCAAAGGCATTGTTCAAGACGATCATCACGTATCCCTGGTTCCAGCACTCGTCGGTTATTTTGTTCCTCAACAAAAAGGATTTGCTCGAAGAAAAAATCATGTATTCGCATCTCGTCGACTATTTTCCCGAATACGACG GACCGAAATGCGATCCGGTCCCTGCGCGGGAGTATATACTTAAGAAATACCTCAGAGAGAATCCAGACCCCGACAGGACGTGTTATTCGCATTTTACCACAGCCACAG acactgaaaatattaagttagtGTTCTGTGCCGTAAAGGACACAATTATGCAATCAGCGCTAAAAGAATTCAATTTGGCATGA
- the LOC123708710 gene encoding G protein alpha q subunit isoform X6 — translation MECCMSEEAKEQKRINQEIERQLRKDKRDARRELKLLLLGTGESGKSTFIKQMRIIHGSGYSDEDKRGFIKLVYQNIFMAMQSMIRAMDLLKISYGNPSNGEQAELISAIDFESVTTFESPYVEAIKGLWADSGIQECYDRRREYQLTDSAKYYLSDLERIEKDDFLPTEQDILRARQPTTGILEYPFDLDGIIFRMVDVGGQRSERRKWIHCFENVTSIIFLVALSEYDQILFESENENRMEESKALFKTIITYPWFQHSSVILFLNKKDLLEEKIMYSHLVDYFPEYDGPKCDPVPAREYILKKYLRENPDPDRTCYSHFTTATDTENIKLVFCAVKDTIMQSALKEFNLA, via the exons ATGGAGTGCTGCATGTCAGAAGAGGCCAAAGAACAGAAAAGAATCAATCAGGAAATAGAGCGGCAACTCCGAAAGGACAAACGCGATGCGAGGAGAGAACTCAAATTGCTTCTCCTGG GTACTGGCGAGTCGGGCAAGTCCACATTCATCAAGCAGATGAGAATCATCCATGGCTCGGGTTACAGCGACGAAGACAAGCGTGGCTTTATCAAACTTGTCTACCAGAACATCTTCATGGCCATGCAGAGTATGATACGCGCCATGGATCTTCTCAAAATATCATATGGAAATCCGTCCAATGGA GAACAGGCGGAGTTGATATCGGCCATCGACTTTGAGAGCGTGACAACATTCGAGAGTCCCTACGTCGAGGCCATCAAGGGGCTATGGGCCGACTCCGGCATTCAGGAGTGCTACGATCGCAGGCGGGAGTACCAGCTCACCGATTCAGCCAAATA CTATTTAAGTGATCTGGAGAGAATCGAAAAAGACGATTTTCTACCCACGGAGCAGGACATTCTCCGAGCTCGACAGCCGACTACAGGCATTCTTGAATATCCTTTCGATCTAGACGGCATTATATTTAG aaTGGTGGACGTTGGCGGACAAAGATCCGAGAGAAGGAAGTGGATTCACTGTTTCGAAAATGTCACATCCATCATTTTCTTAGTAGCACTTAGCGAATACGATCAAATTTTATTCGAGTCTGAAAATGAG AATCGAATGGAAGAATCAAAGGCATTGTTCAAGACGATCATCACGTATCCCTGGTTCCAGCACTCGTCGGTTATTTTGTTCCTCAACAAAAAGGATTTGCTCGAAGAAAAAATCATGTATTCGCATCTCGTCGACTATTTTCCCGAATACGACG GACCGAAATGCGATCCGGTCCCTGCGCGGGAGTATATACTTAAGAAATACCTCAGAGAGAATCCAGACCCCGACAGGACGTGTTATTCGCATTTTACCACAGCCACAG acactgaaaatattaagttagtGTTCTGTGCCGTAAAGGACACAATTATGCAATCAGCGCTAAAAGAATTCAATTTGGCATGA
- the LOC123708710 gene encoding guanine nucleotide-binding protein G(q) subunit alpha isoform X7 — protein MECCMSEEAKEQKRINQEIERQLRKDKRDARRELKLLLLGTGESGKSTFIKQMRIIHGSGYSDEDKRGFIKLVYQNIFMAMQSMIRAMDLLKISYGNPSNGEQAELISAIDFESVTTFESPYVEAIKGLWADSGIQECYDRRREYQLTDSAKYYLQEIDRVAAPNYLPTEQDILRVRVPTTGIIEYPFDLEEIRFSYLSDLERIEKDDFLPTEQDILRARQPTTGILEYPFDLDGIIFRMVDVGGQRSERRKWIHCFENVTSIIFLVALSEYDQILFESENENRMEESKALFKTIITYPWFQHSSVILFLNKKDLLEEKIMYSHLVDYFPEYDGPQRDASTAREFILRMFVDLNPDAEKIIYSHFTCATDTENIRFVFAAVKDTILQSNLKEYNLV, from the exons ATGGAGTGCTGCATGTCAGAAGAGGCCAAAGAACAGAAAAGAATCAATCAGGAAATAGAGCGGCAACTCCGAAAGGACAAACGCGATGCGAGGAGAGAACTCAAATTGCTTCTCCTGG GTACTGGCGAGTCGGGCAAGTCCACATTCATCAAGCAGATGAGAATCATCCATGGCTCGGGTTACAGCGACGAAGACAAGCGTGGCTTTATCAAACTTGTCTACCAGAACATCTTCATGGCCATGCAGAGTATGATACGCGCCATGGATCTTCTCAAAATATCATATGGAAATCCGTCCAATGGA GAACAGGCGGAGTTGATATCGGCCATCGACTTTGAGAGCGTGACAACATTCGAGAGTCCCTACGTCGAGGCCATCAAGGGGCTATGGGCCGACTCCGGCATTCAGGAGTGCTACGATCGCAGGCGGGAGTACCAGCTCACCGATTCAGCCAAATA CTACTTGCAGGAGATTGATCGTGTCGCGGCACCAAACTACTTACCGACCGAACAAGACATTCTGCGCGTCAGAGTGCCTACTACGGGCATCATCGAATACCCGTTTGACTTGGAAGAGATACGATTTAG CTATTTAAGTGATCTGGAGAGAATCGAAAAAGACGATTTTCTACCCACGGAGCAGGACATTCTCCGAGCTCGACAGCCGACTACAGGCATTCTTGAATATCCTTTCGATCTAGACGGCATTATATTTAG aaTGGTGGACGTTGGCGGACAAAGATCCGAGAGAAGGAAGTGGATTCACTGTTTCGAAAATGTCACATCCATCATTTTCTTAGTAGCACTTAGCGAATACGATCAAATTTTATTCGAGTCTGAAAATGAG AATCGAATGGAAGAATCAAAGGCATTGTTCAAGACGATCATCACGTATCCCTGGTTCCAGCACTCGTCGGTTATTTTGTTCCTCAACAAAAAGGATTTGCTCGAAGAAAAAATCATGTATTCGCATCTCGTCGACTATTTTCCCGAATACGACG GTCCGCAACGCGACGCCAGCACTGCGCGTGAGTTTATTCTGCGAATGTTCGTCGATCTGAATCCCGACGCtgagaaaataatttactcgCATTTCACCTGTGCGACGG ACACCGAAAACATCCGATTCGTGTTCGCTGCGGTGAAGGACACGATCCTGCAGTCCAACCTGAAGGAGTACAACCTGGTGTAA